The following proteins are co-located in the Paraphotobacterium marinum genome:
- a CDS encoding TetR/AcrR family transcriptional regulator, which translates to MKKNTKLKLVIAMSQLILDKGLANTSPQDVLTLSGIGKGSLYHHFSGKEDLAFYAIQYNVEQFIEENQLIFNETVTGKIKLSNFIKKNRNFEKGCFLGQMTRDKLILSTPKLKVEVLRGFSWLKNQLEHVISQCIDEGACFQNTNAAELSNLIISVIQGSYITVTGLDDEKLYPNIMNILENMIFKK; encoded by the coding sequence ATGAAAAAAAATACAAAACTAAAGCTTGTTATTGCAATGTCACAACTAATTTTGGATAAAGGATTGGCTAATACTAGTCCACAAGATGTGCTGACGTTATCTGGTATTGGTAAAGGAAGTTTGTACCATCATTTTTCAGGAAAAGAAGATTTGGCTTTTTATGCAATTCAATATAATGTCGAGCAATTTATTGAAGAAAATCAATTGATATTTAATGAAACAGTGACTGGAAAGATTAAATTAAGCAACTTTATTAAAAAGAATAGGAATTTTGAAAAAGGTTGCTTTTTAGGACAAATGACGAGAGATAAGTTAATTTTATCTACACCAAAACTTAAAGTTGAGGTTTTGAGGGGTTTTAGTTGGTTAAAAAATCAATTAGAGCATGTTATCTCTCAATGCATTGATGAAGGTGCTTGCTTTCAAAACACCAATGCAGCTGAGTTGTCCAATTTAATTATATCAGTTATACAGGGCTCTTATATCACTGTTACGGGTTTAGATGATGAAAAGCTTTACCCAAACATCATGAACATATTGGAAAATATGATATTTAAAAAATAG
- a CDS encoding SDR family NAD(P)-dependent oxidoreductase yields MNKHAVITGATRGIGKEVANFLAKRNYNLTLVSRNHETLEEIKQEICNDNPKICIHTYAIDLSNFKLASEALNQIADSIEHVDVLFNNAGTYYSGTLDLDISDFSKMIDLNVKGCFLVAQVFGRKMKMQKSGYIINVSSMAGKRALPILGGYCASKFAVVGFNSALRQELAPYNVKVTALCPSVIDTDMTKDFAIPNDQKLSVSDITNALDYLFKSGPNAVIESLDIAINL; encoded by the coding sequence ATGAACAAGCATGCGGTTATAACTGGAGCTACAAGGGGAATCGGGAAAGAAGTAGCAAATTTTTTAGCAAAAAGGAATTATAACTTAACCCTTGTTTCAAGAAATCATGAGACGTTAGAGGAGATAAAACAAGAAATATGTAATGATAACCCAAAGATATGTATCCATACATATGCAATCGATCTCTCTAATTTTAAGTTGGCTAGTGAAGCTTTGAATCAAATAGCTGATTCAATTGAACACGTTGACGTGTTATTTAACAATGCGGGTACATACTATTCAGGAACTTTAGATTTAGATATCTCTGATTTCTCCAAAATGATCGATCTTAATGTTAAAGGTTGCTTTTTAGTTGCACAAGTATTTGGCAGAAAAATGAAGATGCAGAAATCTGGATATATTATAAATGTTTCATCTATGGCAGGGAAAAGGGCACTTCCAATTTTAGGTGGTTATTGCGCTTCTAAGTTTGCGGTTGTTGGATTTAATTCTGCTCTTAGACAAGAATTAGCCCCTTATAATGTGAAGGTTACAGCGCTTTGTCCAAGCGTCATCGATACGGATATGACAAAAGATTTTGCAATTCCAAATGACCAAAAACTTAGCGTAAGTGATATTACAAATGCCTTAGATTATTTATTCAAGTCGGGGCCTAATGCTGTTATTGAGTCATTAGATATTGCTATTAATCTTTAA
- the nsrR gene encoding nitric oxide-sensing transcriptional repressor NsrR, translated as MQLTNFTDYGLRALIYLAMLPKDKLANITEVTEAFDVSRNHMVKIINKLGQLGYIETVRGKNGGIRLGKPAMHINLGDVVRAIEPLQIVNCSPEFCHITSACRLKNILANAKEAFLIELDKHLLSDLVEDNSPLIKILNVSI; from the coding sequence GTGCAATTAACTAACTTTACAGATTATGGTCTTCGTGCCCTTATTTATCTTGCTATGCTACCAAAGGATAAGTTAGCCAATATTACTGAGGTGACAGAGGCTTTTGATGTTTCTAGAAATCATATGGTTAAAATCATTAATAAATTAGGTCAGTTGGGTTACATTGAAACAGTACGCGGAAAAAATGGGGGAATACGTCTTGGTAAACCCGCGATGCATATCAATTTAGGTGATGTTGTTCGTGCAATAGAGCCACTTCAAATTGTTAATTGTAGTCCTGAGTTTTGTCACATTACGTCAGCATGCAGATTAAAAAACATACTTGCAAATGCAAAAGAAGCTTTTCTGATTGAGTTAGATAAGCATTTACTATCAGATCTTGTAGAAGATAATTCACCTCTAATTAAAATATTAAATGTATCTATTTGA
- a CDS encoding bleomycin resistance protein, whose protein sequence is MEEYWNPMVPELLVSNFELSLSFYVDVLGFSVRIKRENPDFVYLEQEQVQIMLEQITDSGWITGDLVAPLGRGVNFQIELSDLEPLIKRLRKAEVHFFRDLKETWYDIGEKLSGQREFLIQDLDGYLLRFTQHLGEKEKS, encoded by the coding sequence ATGGAAGAATATTGGAATCCGATGGTTCCTGAATTATTAGTTAGTAACTTTGAATTATCACTTTCCTTTTACGTGGATGTACTTGGTTTCTCTGTAAGAATTAAGCGAGAAAATCCTGATTTTGTTTATCTTGAACAAGAACAAGTTCAGATCATGCTAGAACAAATCACGGATTCAGGTTGGATTACTGGTGACTTAGTAGCTCCGTTAGGCCGTGGAGTGAATTTTCAAATTGAGCTTTCAGACTTAGAACCATTAATCAAAAGGCTCAGAAAAGCTGAGGTGCATTTCTTCCGAGATTTAAAGGAAACATGGTACGACATTGGTGAAAAGTTGTCCGGTCAACGAGAGTTTTTAATACAGGATCTAGATGGTTATTTATTAAGGTTTACCCAGCACCTTGGAGAAAAAGAGAAGTCTTAA
- a CDS encoding 3-hydroxybutyrate dehydrogenase has protein sequence MKLKNKVAIVTGSGSGIGKGVALAYASEGAKVVIADLNEETGTKTAQEINMKGGHAIFVRMDITNEDNVNSSINYVYEKYGKIDILVNNAGFKHIEKINELAYQNWKKVISINLHGAFLTTKACLKFMYAAKAGSIIYIGSVSSKQGSKFQAPYVAAKHALLGLCRVVAKEAASHNVSANVICPGYIKTSLLEKQISHKAKVLNQSENEIIESMLSETVNNQFITSKDISDCAVFLASFKTNALTGQSLMVNHGGYME, from the coding sequence ATGAAATTAAAAAATAAAGTAGCTATTGTTACGGGCTCAGGAAGTGGTATAGGAAAGGGAGTTGCTCTTGCATATGCATCAGAGGGAGCGAAGGTTGTCATTGCTGATTTAAATGAAGAAACAGGAACGAAAACGGCACAAGAAATTAATATGAAAGGTGGTCATGCAATTTTTGTTCGTATGGATATAACAAATGAAGATAATGTGAATAGCTCTATAAATTACGTGTATGAAAAATATGGAAAAATAGATATATTGGTGAATAATGCGGGTTTTAAACATATTGAAAAAATAAATGAATTAGCTTATCAAAATTGGAAAAAAGTTATTTCAATTAATCTTCACGGAGCTTTTTTAACTACAAAAGCTTGTTTAAAATTTATGTATGCAGCGAAAGCTGGTTCAATTATTTATATAGGTTCAGTGAGCTCTAAGCAAGGCTCTAAATTTCAAGCACCTTATGTAGCTGCGAAGCATGCTCTACTTGGATTATGTAGAGTTGTAGCTAAAGAAGCTGCTTCGCATAATGTAAGTGCTAACGTGATTTGTCCAGGTTACATAAAAACAAGTTTATTAGAGAAACAAATTTCTCATAAAGCAAAAGTCCTTAATCAATCAGAAAATGAAATAATTGAAAGTATGTTGTCCGAAACAGTTAATAATCAATTTATTACTTCAAAAGATATTTCTGATTGTGCTGTATTTCTAGCAAGTTTTAAAACAAACGCATTAACTGGACAGTCTTTAATGGTCAACCATGGTGGTTATATGGAATAA
- a CDS encoding glutathione S-transferase family protein, with protein sequence MEVSLYSAKGSNSSARVEWVLNFKGIRYDRIEISSDELTTKYLDINPFGYVPSLCVDGSVFSESMAIIEYLEERFPNPSLFGKSLNEKTHVRRICEYVNSSIHSPQNRTVLRFMRPELDETSKRELRGNWIMCCLEKLSISICCESGFAVGNDFSIADIFVASIYKKALQHGCMRNGFYDKHLMYIRAHDSVVVSEPEV encoded by the coding sequence ATGGAAGTTTCGCTCTACAGCGCAAAGGGTTCGAATAGTTCTGCAAGGGTGGAGTGGGTACTCAATTTTAAGGGGATACGTTACGATAGAATTGAGATCAGCTCTGACGAACTAACGACAAAATACCTAGATATAAATCCTTTTGGCTATGTCCCATCTCTTTGTGTCGATGGATCGGTGTTTTCTGAATCAATGGCAATTATTGAGTACTTGGAAGAACGCTTTCCTAATCCGAGCTTATTTGGTAAAAGCCTCAATGAAAAAACTCACGTCCGCAGAATTTGTGAGTATGTAAACTCCAGTATTCATTCTCCCCAAAATAGAACAGTATTAAGGTTTATGCGTCCAGAGTTAGATGAAACTTCAAAGCGAGAACTTCGTGGGAACTGGATTATGTGTTGCTTAGAAAAATTAAGTATATCGATCTGTTGCGAGTCAGGATTTGCTGTGGGTAACGACTTTAGCATAGCTGATATATTTGTAGCTTCAATCTACAAAAAAGCATTGCAACATGGTTGTATGAGAAATGGCTTTTACGACAAGCATTTGATGTACATAAGGGCACATGACAGTGTTGTGGTTTCAGAGCCAGAAGTATAA
- a CDS encoding acyltransferase family protein: MKNNIHSRLDYLDNIKWFLAIIVIMHHSFDYFRGVYPKYSQEFGRILCFNQSYFMDLFFFISAFFIIPSFLKKGKSAFNKDKMIRLGGAVLIYVVTMDLILSKIIWGSKFTLASFISWYYEHIINLQWGDFMGVTWFCWTLLIFTLVWSQFVKTKNIEEKSNKPLPSLLKIFIFCSIMTPINLIALKINGVSGDGFLGFHLIKYFPTYIAAFVLGIQAYQNNWLDEIDFKYGIFGLVMFTFFYCFENGFITGRGFDDSIFRTFCAIGMILFQLYIFKTFFNHSNKVTKVLARASFPAYVFQFIFLVALFKFLQPVVSWNPWIITLVIGVISIVGSFILGIILYRLPFFRRIF, translated from the coding sequence ATGAAAAACAATATTCACAGTCGACTCGATTATTTAGACAATATAAAATGGTTTTTAGCTATCATAGTCATAATGCATCATTCATTCGATTATTTTAGAGGCGTATACCCCAAATATAGTCAAGAATTTGGTAGAATTTTATGTTTCAACCAAAGCTATTTTATGGACTTATTCTTTTTTATATCTGCTTTCTTTATCATTCCTTCGTTCTTAAAAAAAGGTAAAAGCGCTTTTAATAAAGATAAAATGATACGTTTAGGGGGTGCTGTATTAATTTACGTAGTAACAATGGATTTGATACTTAGTAAAATTATCTGGGGAAGTAAATTTACATTAGCTTCATTTATCTCATGGTACTACGAACATATTATCAATCTTCAATGGGGAGATTTTATGGGAGTAACTTGGTTTTGCTGGACGTTACTGATATTTACTTTGGTATGGAGTCAATTTGTCAAAACAAAAAACATTGAAGAAAAATCAAATAAGCCTTTGCCATCTTTACTTAAAATATTTATTTTTTGTTCCATCATGACACCGATAAACCTAATAGCTTTGAAAATTAACGGTGTGTCGGGAGATGGATTTTTGGGGTTTCATTTAATTAAATATTTCCCAACTTATATCGCAGCTTTTGTGTTGGGAATTCAAGCGTATCAAAACAATTGGCTTGATGAAATTGATTTTAAATACGGTATATTTGGACTTGTTATGTTTACATTTTTTTATTGCTTTGAAAATGGTTTTATTACAGGTCGTGGCTTTGATGATTCAATATTTAGAACATTTTGTGCAATTGGTATGATTCTTTTTCAGCTTTATATTTTTAAAACTTTTTTTAATCACTCAAATAAAGTTACTAAAGTTTTAGCACGTGCTTCTTTTCCAGCATATGTATTTCAATTTATATTTTTAGTCGCCTTATTTAAATTTTTACAGCCCGTTGTATCCTGGAATCCATGGATCATCACATTAGTGATTGGTGTAATATCAATAGTCGGTTCTTTTATATTAGGTATTATTTTATATCGTTTACCTTTCTTTAGAAGGATATTTTAA
- a CDS encoding phosphatase PAP2 family protein, translated as MKNSHLILFILFISSLIVISYFFFDRQVVWFLVKHHSRDLGLLKIFANSITYVISIFVFIFYFYFLVKIIRKSINSLDKSFLIVSNAIIIGQFLKEVLKTIFGRYWAATFTCNNPSLISNHVYGFNWFKSGSAFASFPSGHATFIFSFSVSMFLIFPKLRWLWILLAILVTVGQIGMYYHYVSDVLAGALLGGLVGLFAVKYKINS; from the coding sequence ATGAAAAATAGCCATTTAATACTTTTTATATTATTTATTTCAAGTCTCATTGTAATCAGTTACTTTTTTTTTGATCGACAAGTTGTTTGGTTTTTAGTTAAACATCATTCAAGAGATTTGGGTTTATTAAAAATTTTCGCAAACTCGATCACTTACGTTATTTCGATATTCGTTTTTATTTTTTATTTTTATTTTTTAGTCAAAATCATAAGAAAATCAATTAATAGTTTGGATAAATCCTTTTTAATTGTTAGTAATGCCATAATAATTGGTCAATTTTTAAAAGAGGTATTAAAAACAATTTTTGGTAGATATTGGGCAGCCACATTTACATGCAATAATCCATCACTTATCTCAAATCATGTATATGGTTTTAATTGGTTTAAATCAGGAAGTGCATTTGCGTCATTTCCATCAGGACACGCTACTTTTATATTTTCATTTTCTGTAAGTATGTTTCTTATCTTCCCTAAATTACGCTGGCTTTGGATCTTACTTGCAATTTTAGTTACTGTTGGTCAAATTGGTATGTATTATCATTATGTGAGTGATGTATTGGCTGGTGCTTTGTTGGGCGGGTTAGTAGGACTTTTTGCAGTAAAGTATAAAATTAACAGTTAA
- a CDS encoding carboxymuconolactone decarboxylase family protein, whose amino-acid sequence MNNVNRYEKGIENITKLSGEQSTFHDVKGILKDISPRLSDLFVSFAFGDVYSGEELTLQQRELLTISTLVTQGGCDLQLKAHTESALKVGCTKEEIIETIIHLSPYIGFPRVLNGMLASHEVIQKFEDDAA is encoded by the coding sequence ATGAATAATGTAAACCGATATGAAAAGGGAATAGAAAATATAACAAAATTATCTGGAGAGCAAAGCACCTTTCATGATGTTAAAGGTATTTTGAAGGATATTTCTCCAAGGTTAAGTGATCTTTTTGTTAGTTTTGCTTTTGGAGATGTGTACTCTGGTGAGGAATTAACTTTACAACAAAGAGAATTATTAACTATTTCAACCTTAGTCACTCAAGGCGGTTGTGACTTACAATTGAAAGCACATACTGAGTCAGCGTTAAAAGTAGGCTGTACGAAAGAAGAGATTATTGAAACTATCATACATTTATCGCCATATATTGGTTTTCCTAGAGTATTAAATGGAATGCTTGCTTCGCATGAAGTGATACAGAAATTTGAAGATGATGCTGCTTAA
- the hmpA gene encoding NO-inducible flavohemoprotein yields MLSQKTIDIVKSTAPVIVEAGPKVTQHFYKRLFSEYPELQNIFNMSHQNNNQTDTPSSQQVALFNAICAYAKNIDNLSELLPMVEKIAQKHTGFLITKEQYEIVGSQLIATIDELLSPGQDVLNAWSEAYNLLAEIFINRENEIYKENQIKQGGWSGKREFVVTEKLENTDLITSFTFKPSDGGLVANFKPGQYISIHLSSDLFEHNEIRQYSLSSSPKSDEYRISVKRDLDGLVSNHLHKNINVGDKVLLTPPNGDFYLNAQSNEPVTLISAGVGFTPMLSMLESLTSQSKTINWLHATENSSTHAFKNHVNVLVNESKNIQNFTWYNDPLDTDIYDVDYDFIGLMDLNKIATHLRDEKMQFYFCGPVGFMQKIAQQLLMMGITKDRIHYECFGPHKIL; encoded by the coding sequence ATGTTAAGTCAAAAAACGATAGATATTGTAAAAAGTACGGCTCCAGTAATTGTAGAAGCAGGTCCTAAGGTTACACAACACTTTTATAAACGTCTGTTTAGTGAATATCCGGAGCTTCAGAATATTTTTAATATGAGTCATCAAAACAACAATCAGACAGACACTCCATCAAGTCAACAAGTAGCTTTGTTTAATGCAATTTGTGCCTATGCAAAAAATATTGACAATTTATCTGAGCTATTGCCAATGGTCGAGAAAATTGCTCAAAAGCATACAGGTTTTTTAATCACCAAAGAACAATATGAAATCGTTGGTTCTCAACTCATCGCAACTATTGACGAACTATTGTCACCTGGCCAAGATGTTTTAAATGCATGGTCTGAAGCTTACAACCTATTAGCTGAAATATTCATTAATCGTGAAAATGAAATATACAAAGAAAATCAAATAAAACAAGGGGGTTGGTCTGGAAAAAGAGAATTTGTTGTAACTGAAAAATTAGAAAATACAGATTTAATTACAAGTTTTACTTTCAAGCCTTCTGATGGTGGCCTTGTTGCAAATTTCAAACCAGGTCAATATATAAGTATCCATCTAAGCTCAGATTTGTTTGAACATAATGAAATTCGTCAGTACAGCTTATCCTCTTCTCCAAAATCAGATGAGTATAGAATTTCAGTAAAACGAGACCTGGATGGCTTGGTTTCCAATCATTTACATAAAAATATCAATGTAGGAGATAAGGTTCTACTTACGCCACCTAATGGTGATTTTTATTTAAATGCACAAAGTAACGAACCTGTGACACTCATATCAGCAGGCGTTGGTTTCACTCCAATGCTATCCATGCTAGAAAGTTTAACATCTCAATCCAAAACAATTAATTGGTTACATGCAACCGAAAATAGCTCTACACATGCTTTTAAAAATCATGTGAATGTTCTGGTTAACGAATCAAAAAATATCCAAAATTTCACATGGTACAATGACCCTTTAGATACAGATATCTATGATGTTGATTATGACTTTATCGGGTTAATGGATCTCAATAAAATTGCAACGCATTTAAGAGATGAAAAAATGCAGTTTTATTTTTGTGGTCCAGTGGGTTTTATGCAAAAAATAGCTCAACAATTATTGATGATGGGTATAACAAAAGATCGTATTCATTACGAATGTTTTGGTCCTCATAAAATCTTATAA
- a CDS encoding acyltransferase family protein: protein MKKYINNRLDYLDNIKWCLAIIVIMHHSFDYFQNTYPKYKSSFDIVLGIDQSYFMDLFFFISAFFIVPSLIKKGKSAFNKDKIIRLGGALLITYCLVEPLNDVVKYWGVNSIITSYLGYLLSPDRWSTIKSLQWGDFMGVTWFCWTLLLLSLIWSLFFRNKVNENQATNLEIPSYLQIIIFCILMVPLNCIAVMFENVFGSNFLGFRLIGMFPSYIAAFMIGIKAYQNNWLDKINLRYGLFGLILFSFGFYSIVFSHFIASSISNDESFRILRTFCAVGMILFLLYIFKKYFNHSNKVTKALARASFPAYVIQFVFLNVFFKFIAPGLNWNPWFITLFVGALAVICSFTVGMILYRLPFFKRIF from the coding sequence ATGAAAAAATATATTAACAATCGACTTGATTATTTAGATAACATAAAATGGTGTTTGGCTATTATAGTCATAATGCATCATTCATTCGATTACTTTCAAAATACTTACCCAAAATATAAATCTAGTTTTGATATTGTTCTTGGCATCGATCAAAGTTATTTTATGGATCTCTTCTTTTTTATATCTGCCTTTTTTATAGTTCCATCTTTGATAAAAAAAGGCAAAAGTGCATTCAATAAAGATAAAATTATACGTTTAGGTGGTGCTTTACTCATTACCTATTGTCTAGTTGAGCCCTTAAACGATGTAGTCAAATATTGGGGTGTAAACAGTATAATAACATCCTACCTCGGTTACCTTTTATCACCAGATAGATGGTCTACAATTAAAAGTCTTCAATGGGGTGATTTTATGGGAGTCACTTGGTTTTGTTGGACATTGCTGCTTTTGTCTTTAATATGGAGTCTATTCTTTCGAAATAAAGTTAATGAAAATCAAGCAACAAACCTAGAAATACCTTCTTATTTGCAAATTATTATATTTTGTATATTAATGGTCCCTTTAAATTGCATTGCTGTGATGTTTGAAAATGTTTTCGGTAGTAATTTTCTAGGTTTCCGTCTTATTGGCATGTTTCCAAGCTACATTGCGGCTTTTATGATAGGAATCAAAGCATACCAAAATAACTGGCTAGATAAAATTAATTTAAGATATGGTTTGTTTGGTCTCATTTTATTTTCTTTTGGGTTTTATTCTATTGTTTTTTCACATTTTATTGCAAGCAGTATTTCAAATGATGAATCTTTTAGAATACTAAGAACCTTTTGCGCAGTTGGAATGATTCTTTTTTTACTCTATATTTTTAAAAAATATTTTAATCATTCAAATAAAGTAACCAAAGCTTTAGCTCGAGCCTCTTTTCCAGCCTATGTAATCCAATTTGTTTTTCTTAATGTGTTTTTTAAATTTATTGCACCAGGATTAAATTGGAATCCGTGGTTTATAACATTATTTGTCGGGGCATTAGCAGTAATCTGTTCATTTACGGTTGGTATGATCTTATATCGTTTACCTTTCTTTAAAAGAATATTTTAA
- a CDS encoding MFS transporter, which produces MKKNYFKVSFLFLSAWLFIILEYAIRVSDSVILPELSTQFNLIPSDLSLLSSAYYFTYVIFMIPAGMLIDRFGLYKVWILAIWLVSLGGFLFGYSKNIEELIFARALMGLGSNFAIIGTFALSMQFRYKSFLIGLTMAVAMLGAFLGQGPWLHLTTLLGSWRTTYILSSLIGLLLLIMWIFVGRFSQKYHLKVGFSDFKKTVVILLKSPVFIIMALYVGCLSSPQTAFSALWCPTFLQKAYDLTSQDAAYFTSVISLGGLLGGLLLGLIGDAFDKKFQIRLLFISGLIAVMNMLLILSGDISEDVLMLNLFILGFITNASVVVFSFMGSYFNKLPKATIQGTTNQFNMGGGPVFQMLVGYVVTTLSGGVSIEQTSVDHFTKSLSLMPISILMFSILLITLLPIIKARSLTKEQKKILDLHM; this is translated from the coding sequence ATGAAGAAAAACTATTTTAAAGTATCCTTTTTATTTTTATCAGCGTGGCTATTTATTATTTTAGAATATGCTATTAGAGTATCTGATAGTGTTATTTTACCAGAACTATCCACTCAATTTAATCTCATTCCTTCAGATTTAAGTCTATTATCATCTGCTTACTATTTTACTTATGTCATTTTTATGATACCCGCAGGTATGCTAATTGATCGATTTGGACTATATAAAGTATGGATTTTAGCGATTTGGCTTGTATCTTTAGGTGGTTTTCTTTTTGGATATTCAAAAAATATTGAAGAACTTATTTTTGCCCGAGCTTTAATGGGCTTAGGTTCAAATTTTGCAATTATTGGCACTTTCGCCTTATCTATGCAATTTAGATATAAAAGTTTCTTGATTGGATTAACGATGGCTGTTGCCATGCTCGGAGCATTTTTAGGGCAAGGTCCTTGGCTGCATTTAACCACACTCCTTGGTTCCTGGCGCACCACTTATATTCTATCTTCATTAATAGGTTTATTGTTATTAATCATGTGGATTTTTGTTGGTCGATTTTCTCAAAAATATCACTTAAAAGTAGGGTTTTCAGACTTTAAAAAAACAGTTGTTATTTTACTTAAGTCCCCAGTATTTATTATTATGGCTCTTTATGTAGGTTGTTTGAGTAGTCCGCAAACTGCCTTTTCAGCTTTATGGTGTCCGACCTTTTTACAAAAAGCATATGATTTAACGAGCCAAGATGCCGCTTATTTCACCTCGGTTATTTCTTTGGGAGGATTATTGGGTGGTTTGCTTTTAGGTCTGATTGGTGATGCATTTGATAAAAAGTTTCAGATTAGACTTCTTTTCATATCTGGATTAATTGCCGTCATGAATATGCTGTTAATTCTATCGGGTGACATTAGTGAAGATGTTTTAATGCTTAACTTATTTATACTAGGCTTTATAACAAATGCAAGTGTTGTTGTTTTTAGTTTCATGGGAAGTTATTTTAATAAATTACCGAAGGCCACCATTCAAGGAACAACAAATCAATTTAATATGGGAGGCGGTCCAGTTTTTCAAATGTTAGTTGGGTATGTGGTGACAACACTGAGCGGCGGAGTATCTATTGAGCAAACATCCGTTGACCATTTTACAAAATCTCTATCCTTAATGCCTATTTCTATTCTTATGTTTAGTATTTTATTAATTACACTCTTGCCGATTATTAAAGCAAGGTCTCTCACGAAAGAACAAAAGAAGATATTAGATTTACATATGTAA
- the rarD gene encoding EamA family transporter RarD: MVINKWSGVVYIILAYTIWGLGPFYYKFLQEIPTFEMLCLRVIFGSFFLVILVYVMKNSKNFIKIYKNKRLMLALTLTSMLIGFNWGLYLWAINNNHVMETSLGYFTTPLILIFCGIVFLKEKLTKLKTIAVLLTICAVSYNIIAFHGFPWISITLAISFAVYTVLRKKIPIDSQSGLLFETILLVPVAIIYLVYIEYHSPINISNNSIILDLLIIGAGVLTVIPLIFLHKATLRLNLTTIGFFQYINPTLALLTAIYMYHEPFTKTQIITFTLIWIALILSIADSVIASRSIKDLKL; encoded by the coding sequence ATGGTTATCAATAAGTGGTCGGGTGTTGTCTATATTATACTAGCATACACAATTTGGGGTTTAGGTCCGTTCTATTATAAATTTCTGCAAGAGATACCAACTTTTGAAATGCTCTGTTTGAGAGTGATATTTGGTTCTTTTTTTCTCGTAATTCTTGTTTATGTCATGAAAAATTCCAAAAATTTCATAAAAATATATAAAAACAAAAGATTGATGTTAGCTTTGACGTTGACTTCTATGTTAATTGGTTTTAATTGGGGCTTATATTTATGGGCAATAAATAATAACCATGTAATGGAAACGAGTTTGGGTTATTTCACGACGCCATTAATTTTAATTTTTTGTGGCATTGTGTTTTTAAAAGAAAAGCTAACCAAATTAAAAACGATTGCCGTGTTGCTTACAATTTGTGCTGTATCTTATAATATAATTGCTTTTCATGGTTTTCCTTGGATATCAATTACTCTGGCGATTTCTTTTGCTGTCTATACAGTATTAAGAAAAAAGATACCTATAGATTCTCAAAGTGGTCTACTATTTGAAACCATATTATTGGTCCCGGTTGCTATAATATATTTGGTTTATATTGAGTATCATTCACCTATAAATATATCTAATAACTCTATTATACTAGATCTTTTAATTATTGGAGCAGGGGTGTTAACTGTCATACCTCTTATTTTTTTACATAAGGCAACACTTAGATTAAATTTAACCACTATTGGTTTTTTTCAATATATCAATCCTACCTTAGCACTATTGACTGCAATTTATATGTATCATGAGCCCTTTACAAAAACACAAATCATCACCTTTACGCTTATTTGGATTGCTCTCATTCTTTCAATCGCTGACTCTGTTATAGCATCTCGTTCGATAAAAGATCTAAAATTATAG